In Streptomyces sannanensis, the DNA window AGCTCGATGGTGCCGTCGTTCGGATCGATCAGCAGGTACAGCGGGATCTCGCTCATCGCGTACCACATGCGCTTCTTGATGTAGTCGCTGTCCTTGTCCGTGGACACGACCTCGATGACCAGGTCGACCCGGTCAGCGGGGACCGGGTTGCGGTTGTCAGCGATCTTCTCGAACGTGGTGACGGTCAGATCGGGCTTCGGCTCGAAGCTGGAGATGTCGGAGATCAGGGCCTGCTCGGCGAGGACCTCCCAGCCCCGCGCGTCGAACTGAGTGGTCAGTTTGGTCACGATCCGGTTGTGGAACGGTGCTGCGGATGCCTGCATGACGATCTTTCCGTCGATGAGCTCGATCTTGAGCGGATCGAGCTCAGGGAGCGACTCCAGAAAGCGCAGCAGTTCGTGACCGGTCTCGCCCCGCACGGTGTCCTCGGCAGTCTCGTGATGCATCAGGGTCATCGCGGCGCCTCCATCCGCGGTCAGCGTAGGGAGGGCGGCCGTCCTCCCGGTCCACGGTAGCGGGATCTCCCCACGATCGGGTGAACCACGCCCGGCCGTGGTCTTCGACCCCATGTGACCAGCGGGGTAAATCGCCGTTCACTGCCGTCGACCGCCATGGAAGGATGTACGAAACGTCTACAGACGTCACCATCGAAGGAGATGACTGCGTGCCTGGCACGAATCTGACCCGCGAAGAGGCGCAGCACCGGGCGCACCTGCTCTCCGTGGACTCGTACGAGATCGAGCTCGACCTGAGCGGCGCCCAGGAGGGCGGCACCTACCGGTCCGTGACCATCGTGCGTTTCGAGTCCACCGAGGCCGGGGCCGAGACCTTCATCGACCTGGTCGCGCCGACCGTGCACGAGGTCGTACTGAACGGCGAGGCGCTGGACGCCGCCGCCCTCTTCCAGGACTCCCGGATCACTCTGCCGGGGCTGCTCGCGGGCCCGAACGAGCTGAAGGTCGTCGCCGACTGCGCGTACACCAACACCGGTGAGGGTCTGCACCGGTTCGTGGACCCGGTGGACCAGCAGGCGTACCTCTACACGCAGTTCGAGGTTCCGGACGCGCGCCGTGTCTTCGCCTCCTTCGAGCAGCCGGACCTGAAGGCAACCTTCCGGTTCACCGTGAAGGCGCCCGAGGGCTGGTCGGTGATCTCCAACTCCCCGACCCCGGAGCCGGTGGACGACGTCTGGCGTTTCGAGCCGACGCCGCGCATCTCGACATACATCACCGCGTTGATCGTCGGCCCGTACCACGCGGTGCACAGCAGCTACGAGAAGGACGGCAGGACCGTCCCGCTGGGCATCTACTGCCGGCCGTCGCTCGCCGAGCACCTGGATGCCGACGCGATCTTCGAGGTCACCCGGCAGGGCTTCGACTGGTTCCAGGAGAAGTTCGACTACGACTACCCGTTCGCCAAGTACGACCAGCTGTTCGTGCCGGAGTTCAACGCGGGCGCGATGGAGAACGCGGGCGCGGTGACCATCCGTGACCAGTACGTCTTCCGTTCCAAGGTGACGGACGCGGCGTACGAGCGGCGTGCGGAGACGATCCTCCACGAGCTGGCCCACATGTGGTTCGGCGACCTGGTCACCATGGAGTGGTGGAACGACCTGTGGCTGAACGAGTCGTTCGCCACCTTCACCTCGGTCGCCTGCCAGGCGTCCGTGCCGGGCACCAAGTGGCCGAACGCGTGGACCACCTTCGCGAACGCGGAGAAGACCTGGGCGTACCGGCAGGACCAGCTGCCGTCCACGCACCCGATCATGGCCGAGATCAACGACCTCGAAGACGTCATGGTCAACTTCGACGGAATCACCTACGCCAAGGGCGCCTCCGTGCTGAAGCAGCTCGTCGCGTACGTCGGCCAGGACGAGTTCTTCCGCGGTGTGCAGGCCTACTTCAAGGCCCACGCCTTCGGCAACACCCGGCTCACCGATCTGCTGGGCGCCCTGGAGAAGACCTCCGGCCGCGACCTCCAGACCTGGTCGAAGCTGTGGCTGGAAACCGCCGGTATCAACGTCCTGCGTCCGGAGATCGAGACGGACGGCCAGGGTGTGATCACCTCCTTCGCCGTGCGGCAGGAGGCCCCGGCCCTGCCCGCCGGCGCCAAGGGCGAGCCGACTCTCCGCCCGCACCGCATCGCCATCGGCCTGTACGACCTGGACGGCGGCAAGCTGGTCCGCGCCGACCGGATCGAGCTGGACATCGACGGCGAGCTGACCGCGGTGCCGCAGCTGGCCGGAAAGAAGCGCCCGGCCGTGGTCCTGCTCAACGACGACGACCTGTCGTACGCCAAGGTCCGCCTCGACGAGGAGTCGCTGAAGACGGTCACCGCGCGCCTCGGCGACTTCACCGACTCGCTGCCGCGCGCCCTGTGCTGGGCCTCCGCCTGGGACATGACCCGCGACGGCGAGCTGGCGACCCGCGACTACCTGTCGCTCGTCCTGTCCGGCGTCGGCAAGGAGTCCGACATCGGCGTGGTGCAGTCGCTGCACCACCAGGTGAAGGCGGCCCTCGACCTGTACGCCGACCCGGCGTGGCGCGAGACCGGTCTGGCCCGCTGGACGGAGGCGACGCTGGAGCACCTGCGCGTCGCCGAGCCGGGCAGCGACCACCAGCTGGCGTGGGCGCGCGCCTTCGTCGAGACGGCCCGTACCGGCGAGCAGCTCGACCTGCTGATGGCACTGCTGGACGGCGCCGAGACGGTCGAGGGCCTGGTCGTGGACACCGAGCTGCGCTGGGCGTTCGTGGAGCGGCTGGCCGCCACCGGCCGTTTCGGTGAGGAGGAGATCGCGGCCGAGCTCGAGCGCGACAGGACCGCGGCAGGCGAACGGCACGCCGCGACCGCCCGTGCCTCCCGCCCGACCGCCGAGGCCAAGGCCGAGGCCTGGGCATCGGTCGTCGAGTCCGACAAGCTGCCGAACGCCGTGCAGGAGGCCGTCATCGTCGGCTTCATGCAGACCGACCAGCGTGAGCTGATCGCCCCGTACGCGGAGAAGTACTTCGCCGCGGTCAAGGGTGTGTGGGAGTCCCGTTCGCACGAGATCGCCCAGCAGATCGTGATCGGCCTCTACCCGTCGCTCAAGGTCTCGCAGGCCACGCTGGACGCCACGGACGCCTGGCTGGCGGAGGTGAAGGAGCCCCACGCGCTGCGCCGTCTGGTCCTGGAGTCCCGCTCCGGTGTCGAGCGCGCGCTGAAGGCACAGGCCGCGGACGCCGCCTGATCCGCAACTCGACGATCGAGCCCGTCCGTTGTCACAACGGGCGGGCTCGTTCCGTTTATGACCGGGCTCGTTCCGTTTATGTCCGGATGTAGCGCCCATCGCGGTGACCCTCTGTCAATTGCTTTCACCTGGAGGCGTTAAGCTTCCCGCTCGTCAACGCATGATCTCTGTGACGGGGTGGTTTGAGGGTGCAGATGGTTCGCATGGGATCGTCACCCGGAACGCCGAAGTCCGCCTCCATTTCCACCTGGTGGAGTGTGCCCACGGCCCTGACCGCGGTCGCCCTGACCATCACTCTGGTCCTGGCGCCCGCCTCGGCACGTACGCCGGTGGCCCTGCTCGGCGGTGTGGCCGTGCTGGCCGTGGCCGTCGTCGGCGGCGAATGCGCCCGGCGCGGGCGGACGATGGCGGAGCTGCGGGCGCGGAACGCGGAACAGGACCGGGCGCTCGCCCGGCAGGAGGCCGAGACCGTACGTCTCGCCGAGCAGTTGCTGCCGGCGGTCGTGGAGCGGCTGGGCAGGGGCGAGTTCCCCGAGGACGTACTCGATTCGCTGTCGTCACGCGACGATTACGGACCGGGGATGACGCGCGAGTTCACGGCGGCCCACCAGGCCGTGCTGCGCTCGGTGATCGACGCCGTGGCCGCCGAGGAGAATCTGCGCGAGTCCGCTCAGCGCGCGTTCGTGAACATCGCCCGTCGCGTCCAGGCCATCGTTCACCAGCAGGCCCAGGAACTCCGGGACATGGAGGACCGGCACGGCGGCAGCCCGCAGGTGTTCGGTGATCTGCTCCGTCTCGACCACGGCACCGCCCTGATCGGCCGTCTCGCCGACTCCATCGCCGTACTCGGCGGTGCGCGGCCCGGCCGCCAGTGGAGCAGGGCCGTGCCGCTCTACAGCGTGCTGCGCGGTGCCATGTCCCGGATCATCGACTACCAGCGCGTCGAACTGCACTCGGTCTCCGAGGTGGCGGTCGTGGGACAGGCCGTCGAGCCGCTGATCCACGCCCTGGCCGAGCTGCTGGACAACGCCACCCGTTACTCGCCGCCGCAGACCCGGGTGCATCTGACCGCCGTGGACGTGCAGTCGGGCATCGCCATCGAGATCGAGGACGGCGGTGTGAGCATGAGCGAGGAGGCCCGTCAGCGGGCCGAGCGGATGCTCCGCCAGGCGCAGCAGGGCATCGACCTCAACGACCTGGGAGAGACACCGCGACTCGGTCTCGCGGTGGTCGGCCGGCTGTCCCAGGCGTACGACTTCCAGGTGTCGCTGCGCTCCTCGGCGTACGGAGGTGTGCGCGCCGTCCTGGTCGTACCGAAGGAGCTGATCACCACGGCGGCGGCGGCCACCGGCCTGGCGCACGGCATCGGCGCCGTCTCCGGGCCGCGCTCCACCGCGGCGCCCCTGCCCGCCGAGACGCGGCCCACGGCGGACACGCGCCCGGCGACCGGGCCGCAGCCCATTGACGAGCCCGCCGACGAACTGCCCGTCGTGACCGAGCGGACCGAGACCGGCCTGCCGCAGCGCCGTCGCAAGAGCCGCGTCACGGCGCCTGCCGCCACGGCGAACGAAGAACGGCGCGCACCTGAACCGGCGGCCGCACCGCCGGTGCAGCCCGGCATGTGGCTGGCCGCCTTCCAGAGCGGTCTGTCCGGTCATGGTCAGGATCAGTCCGCCCGCACGACTGGCGAGAACAGCGACGCCGGAGCGGCGTCGGCGAGCAAGGGGAACACACGATGATTCAGCAGCGCGCCACCGATATGGACTGGATGCTCAAGGATCTGGCCGAGAGCGTGCCGCAGACGAGGCACGTCGTCGTCCTTTCCGCGGACGGCCTGCGCATGGCCCAGCACGGCGCGGACACGGACACCGCCGACCGGCTGGCCGCCGCCTGCGCCGGGCTGCAGAGCCTGGCCGGGGCCGTCGCCCAGGAACTCCCGCACAGCGACGGGAAGATGCGGCTGGTTGTGATCGAGATGGACGGCGGCTTCTTCTATCTGATGGCGGCGGGCGCGGGGGCGTTTCTCGCCGTGCTGGCCGACGAGGGGGTGGACGCCGGTCTGATGGGCCAGCGCATGCGTGACCTGGTGGCAAGGATCGGTGAACACCTCAGCAGCCCGCCCAGGCACGACGTCGGGCAGCCCGCGTGACCGACCCGGGCTGGCACGAGGGCACTCCCGAACGGCTGTATGTCATCACGGGCGGACGCAGCGGCCCCTCCGCATTAGACGGAAAGGTCCGCTCCCTCGATCTGGTCACGCTCATCGTGGCCAGATCGGGGACCGGGCCCGGGATGCAGCCCGAGCATGCGGCGATCATCAAGCTGTGCCATGCACCGCTCTCGGTCGCCGAGATCTCCGCGTATCTGAGCCTGCCGGTGAGCGTCGTGACCGTGCTGCTCGGTGATCTGCTGGCGGAGGACAAGGTGCTGGCACGCGCCCCCGTCCCGCCCGCGCAACTCCCCTCCCCCGCACTGATTGAGGCAGTGATCGATGGACTTCGAAAACTCTGACACGCCCGCGGGGCCGCGCAGCGAGGATGTGCTGCCGGATACGGCCGCAACCGCCGTCAAGGTGGTGGTCGTGGGCGGCTTCGGGGTCGGCAAGACGACCCTGGTCGGCTCGGTGAGCGAGATCCGGCCGCTGACGACCGAGGAGACGATGACCCAGGCCGGGGTCGGCGTCGACGACACGGCGGGCGTCGAACGCAAGACCCAGACGACCGTGGCCATGGACTTCGGCCGGATCAGCATCAACTCGGAGCTGGTGCTGTACCTCTTCGGCACGCCCGGACAGCAACGCTTCTGGTTCCTGTGGCGCGGCTTGTTCGAGGGCGCGCTGGGCGCGGTGGTGCTGGTCGACCCACGCCGGCTGGAGGTCAGCTTCGACGTGATCGGCCGGCTGGAGGAGCGAGGCGTGCCGTTCGTGGTCGCCGTCAACTACTTCCCCGGCTCGCCGGAGCACCCCGTGGAGGAGCTGCGGGCAGCGCTGGACCTGCCTGCCGCCGTACCGATCGTGTACTGCGACGCCCGGCGGCGCGAGTCCAGCCGGGACGTGCTGATGGCCCTGATGCGCTACCTCCAGCACCTGGCCACCACTCAGGAGGCGTCGTGAGCACCACCGCTCCCCCGCCGGGCTGCACCGCCGCCGCCCCGGAGTCCCCGGCCGCACCGGCCGCGGTCCGTCCCGAACGTCCGTCATGGTGGGGGTCGTTCCTCAGCCGTGGCTGAGAAGTGGCCCTGTTGGTCGACGCGTTGACGATGAGTACGATGCGCGACAGTTGATCATTTTGGGATGCAAGTGGCGCATGTTACTGCAGGGGATGCATCACAACGACCTGAGAGGAAGACCGAAGTGGGGCCTGAGCTGATAGTTCCGCCGATCTTCACCCCCATCCCGCCGGCGATCCACCCTCGCCACGCGGAGGTCGACGTACAGACCGCAGCCTGGGCAGAAACGTTTCGCATCGGGTCCGAGGAACTCCGCGGCAAGCTCGTGACGCAGGACATCGGCACGTTCTCCGCCCGGATCCTCCCGGAGGGCCGCGAGGAAGTCGTCTCCCTCCTCGCGGACTTCGTGCTGTGGCTCTTCGGCGTGGACGACGGACACTGCGAGGAGGGCGAACTCGGCCACCGCCCGGGAGACCTGGCCGGTATGCTCCACTGCCTGCTGCGGGTCGCACAGAACCCGGAAGCCTCGATGCTGGAGAACGACCCGCTGGCCGCGGGCCTGCGGGACCTGCGGATCCGGGTCGACCGGTACGGCACCGCCGGGCAGGCGGCCCGCTGGATCGACGCGCTGCGCGAGTACTTCTTCTCCGTGGTGTGGGAGGCGTCCCACCGCCGCGCGGGCACGGTGCCCGACCTCAACGACTACACCCTGATGCGGCTCTACGACGGCGCGACGTCCGTGGTGCTGCCGATGCTGGAGATGGGCTACGGCTACGAACTCCAGCCGCACGAGCGCGAGAAGACCGCGGTCCGCGCCGCGACCGAGATGGCGTCCTTCATCATCACGTGGGACAACGACATCTTCTCGTACCACAAGGAAGCACGCAGCACCGGCTACTGGCTCAACGCCCTGCGCGTACTCGAGCGGGAGAACGGACTCACCCCCGATGAGGCCCTGGACCTGGCGATCTCCCAGCGGGACCGGGTGATGCTGCTCTTCATGCGCCTGAAGGACCACCTGTCGGAGCAGGGCAGCCCGCAGCTGCGCCAGTACCTGGACAGCCTCGCCTGCTTCATCCGCGGCGCCCAGGACTGGGGCATCACCTCCGTGCGGTACACCACGCCGGACGACCCCGCGAACATCCCCTCCGTGTTCCGCGACACCCCCACCGACGACAGCAGCGAGCCCCTGGACATCCCCTGCGTCTCCTGGTGGTGGGACCTCGTCCCCGACTCGGCCGTACTCCAGCGGACCGTCTAGAACATGTCCAGCACAAAGGATCCTTCGGTGTCAGCAGCGTTGCAGTCGGTCCCCCGCGCCCCGGGAGCCGTGCCGCTCCTCGGACATGCCCTGAAGCTGTGGCGTGATCCGCTCGGCTTCCTCAAGTCGCTCCGGGAATACGGGGACCTGGTCCAGGTCGACCTCGGAACGCTGCCGGTGTACGTCATCACCTCCGCGGAGCTGGTCCACGAGGTGACCGTCAAGCAGGCGCGCAGCTTCGAGAAGGGCCGGCTCTTCGACCGGCTGCGGCCGCTCGCGGGCAACGGACTGGCGAACTCCAACGGTGAGACGCACCGCAAGCACCGCCGTCTGATCCAGCCGATGTTCCACCCGCAGCGCATCCACGCGTACGCCGCGACCATGAGCGACAACGCGCGCGCTCTGGCCGACTCCTGGCAGCCGGGTCAGGAGATCGAGATGGAACAGGCGATGGCCGAGTACGCCATCGAGACGCTGGCCTCGACCATGTTCTCCACGGACATCGGCCTGCCCGCCGTGGAGGCGATCCGCAGGAACCTGCCCGTCGTACTCAAGAACATGCTGATACGGGCCGCGTCCCCCAAGTTCCTGGACCGGCTGCCGATCCGGGCCAACCGTGACTTCGACGCCGCGGCGGCGACCCTGCGCGAGGTCATCGACGAGGTGGTCGTGGCCACCCGGCGGTCCGGCCCGACGGGCCACAACGACCTGCTGTCGGTGGTCATGGCCGCGCAGGACGCGGAGACCGGCGAGTCGCTGAGCGACACGGAGGTCAGGGACGAACTCAGCACCATCCTCTTCGCCGGTGCCGAGACCACGGCCTCCACGCTCTCCTGGACCTTCTACCACCTGGCTCGGCATCCCGACGTGGAGAAGCAGCTGGTCGCCGAGATCGAGGAGGTCGTCGGCGACCGCCCGGTGACCATCGAGGACGTTCCGCGCCTCGAGGCGGTCCGCCGGGTGCTCGACGAGGTGATCCGGCTGCACGGCGTCACCATGCTGATGCGCCGCACCACCGCGCCGGTGGAGCTCGGCGGGTTCAGTTTCCCCGAGAACACCGAGGTCGCGTTCAGCCTGTACGCCCTGCACCGGGACCCCCGGGAGTACGCCGAGCCGGACCGATTCGACCCCGACCGCTGGCTGCCGGAGCGCCGCACGGACATCGCGCGGCAGGCCTACATCCCGTTCGGGGCCGGGAACCGGAAGTGCATCGGGGACGCGTTCGTCTGGACGGAGGCGACCATCGCCCTCGCGACGGTCCTCGCACGGTGGCGGCTGGTGCCGGCTCCGGGCCACACGCCGAAGGAAGTGGCCTCCGCGGTGGCGCACCCCGACCGGATGCCGATGACGGTGGTCCCGAGGAACGCCTGAGCGCACCGCTGCCCGGCCGGGTTCCGCACGGACCCCGGCCGGGCGGACCGGCGACGAGTGTCAGCCCGTCACCTGCGCGTACCGGTCGCGGAGATCGGCCGCCCCCCTGCTCGGTGAACGATCCGTGCAGCCGCATCCGGGCGATGCCGCCGTGCGGGAAGGCGTCCAGCCGGACACGCGTCGCGACCGCCTGTGCGGCGAGCGGGAAGCGGTGCAGCGTGTCCGGCTGCATCCGGGTGCGCGGGATTCGCCCGCCGCACTCCGGTCAGCTGTCAACTTTCGGTTGACGATTGCAGGGTGTCAACCTAAGGTTGACACATGACGAAACCAGTCGGCATGACGCATCACATCCGGCTCGACGACCTCATCGAGGGCATCAAGAAGACCCACTCCGACGCCCTCGACCAGCTCTCCACCGCGGTCATCGCCGCGGATCACCTCGGCGAAGTGGCCGACCATCTGATCGGCCATTTCGTGGACCAGGCAAGGCGCTCGGGTGCCTCCTGGACGGACATCGGCCAGTCCATGGGGGTCACCAGGCAGGCGGCGCAGAAGCGCTTCGTTCCGAAGGACCCCGGCGAACCGTCCGACCTCGACCCCAGCCAGGGGTTCAGCCGCTTCACCGAGCAGGCACGGAACGTCGTGCTGGCCGCACAGGAGGAAGCCCGTACGGCAGGCAACAACGAGGTCCGCCCTCAGCATCTGACGCTGGGCCTGCTGAGCGAACCGGACGCGCTCGCCGCGAAGTCGGTCGTCGCGCAGGGCGTGCCGCTGGACAGCGTCCGCCGGGGCGCGACCGCGGCACTGCCGCCGGCGACCGACGAGGTGCCGGCGCTCATCCCGTACGACGCCGGAGCAAAGAAAGTACTGGAGCTGACGTTCCGGGAGGCCCTGCGGCTGAACCACCACCACATCGGGCCCGAGCACATCCTGCTCGCACTGCTGGAGTTCGAAGGCGGCAAGGGCGTGCTCACCGGCCTGGGTGTCGACAAGGCGACTGCCGAGGCCGACATCGCCGGCGCAGTGAGCACCGCTTCCGACGCCTCGTCGCATACGCCCTGACGGGATCCCAGGCCGACGCCACGAGTTCGGAGAGGGAGGCGACCGCAGTCTGTGGGCTGCGGCCGCCTCCCTCTCCGGGCTCGGACTGCGGGCCGGTGCGGGGGTCCTACCGTCGCGCCGGCTCACCCCTCAGGTCCGTCGAAACTTCCTTGGCATTCCTTTCAGCAGGACTGATCGATCGTGTGCTCTTCCCCCGCACCTGTCCCAGCAGCGTGGCGCCGAATGCGATCCCCATGCCGAGCAGCTGCACCGGGGTGAGTGCCTGGCCGAGCGCCGCCCAGCCGATGACGGCCGCGGTGATCGGGGACAGCGGCCCGAGGAAGGTGGCGGACGTCGCGCCGAGCCGCTCGATACCGCGGAACCAGAGCCAGTACGCGATGGGCGTGTTGACCAGCGCGAGGTAGGCGTACCCGGCCAGGGCGCGGCCGTCGATCACGGGCGGCGCGCCCTCCACGAGAAGGGCGATCGGCAGGATCAACAGCCCGCCGACGCTCAGCTGCCACCCCGTCATGACGAACTGCCCGACCCCTTCCGGCCGCCCCCAGCGCTTGGTGAGCACCGTGCCGGCCGCCATCGACGCGGAGGAGGTGACCGCGGCGGCCACACCGACCAGGTCGAACGAGGCAGTGGCCTTGAGGACGACCAGGCTGACGCCGAGCGCCGCGACGATGCCGGTGAGCACCGCGCGTACGGTCGGCCGTTCGCCCAGCAGAAGTGCGGCGAGCGCGACCACGAACAGAGGGCCGACCGAGCCGATGACGGCGGCCATGCCGCCGGGCAGCCGGTAGGCGGAGAGGAACAGCAGCGGGTGGAACACCCCGATGTTCAGCGCGCCGAGCACGGCCACCTTGCCCCACCACATCCCGCGCGGCAGGGTCCGGGTGAGCGCGAGGAGAAGCAGCCCGGCAGGCAGGGTGCGTATCAGCCCGGTGAACAGCGGCCGGTCCGGCGGCAGGAATTCCGTGGTGACGAAGTAGGTGGTTCCCCAGGAGACGGGTGCCAGCGCGGTGAGCGCGACGGTGGCGATGCGGTTGCGGTTCATGACGCACTCCTTGAGGGGGAAGACCAGGCCGTGGCCGTCGCGGGGACCGGGCGGGCCGGGAGGAACGCAGCGGCCGGGGCCGGCCGCCGCGGGTGGACCGCGTCCGCGGGGAGCGCGCGCTCCAGGCGGACCAGCAGAAAGGTCGACGGCAAGTAGCTTAGCGCTAAGCAACTTGCCGTCAAGCTACTTTCTTGCGGCCGACCCACTCCGGCCCGATACTCATGGCATGACAGGCATGACCCCCGACGCGGTGGACGCGATCGCCGGCCAGTGGGCCGCCGTGCGTCCCGACCTCGAGACCGGCCCGATGACGATCTACGGCCGCATCTATCGCATCGCCCGTGCCATGGGCGACCGCATCGACAAGGTGTACGCGCGCTTCGGTCTCTCACGCGGCGAGTTCGACGTCCTCGCCACCTTGCGGCGGTCCGGAGAGCCCTACACCCTCTCCCCCCGCGAGCTGACCGCGACGCTGATGCTCACCACCGGCGGGATGACCGGCCGGCTCGACAAACTGGAGCGCGCCGGGCTGCTCACCCGCAGCCCCGACCCGAACGACCGGCGCGGACTCAAGGTGACCCTCACCGACAAGGGCCTCGCCCTGGTCGAAGAAGCCGTCACAGCGGGGCTCGACACACAGCACGAGGTCGTCGACGCGGCGCTCGACCCCGAGCAGCGGGAGCAGCTCAACGGGCTGCTGCGGCTGCTGCTGGCGGCGCACTGAGCACGCCGGGAGAACGCAGAAGGCGCCCTCCGGCACGTACACGAACGTACGTACCCGAGGGCGCCTCGGAAAATTTGGAGAAGCCGGGCGTCAGGCCTGCTTCTTGCGGGACTTGTCCAGCACCATGACCAGACCGGCGATGACCGCGAAGAGCGCGATCGGCGCCACGACGAAAAGACCGACGGTCTCGGCCACGCTCAGGCCGGAACCCGGCTGGTCACCGTCGTCGCGGGTCAGCGCGAGCGCGGGGGACGACATCAGCAGCATCATGAGCGTCGAACCGGTCGCGACGGCGCCGGCGCGCAGGGCGTTCTTCTTGTCCACAGTGCAAATGTAGTGAATGCCTAAACGGACCGCGCGCCCGGGGGTCCTGTACCGGGCTCCAGGGCTCTGAACACGTCCATCAGCGCATGCAGCCGGGGCGTCGCCACCAGCTCCTCCAGGGTCATCGGCCGGCCCTCCGCGTCGGCGACCGGCAGCCGCCAGTTCGGGTACTCGTCCCAGGTACCCGGCAGATTCTGCGGCCTGCGGTCACCCACCGCGTCCGGCAGCCAGACACCGACCATACGGGCCGGGGTGCGCAGCAGGAAGCGGTACACGGCACGTACCGCGCCCTCCTCGTCGTGCCGGCCCTCCGGCAGCAGACCGAGCCGGGTCAGATACGCGAGCCAGTCCGCGACCTCCGCCGCGTCGGCGGCCTGCTCCTCCGCGAGCGGGCGGCTCAGCAGCCCCAGTTCGTGGCGCAGCGCGACATGGTCGTGGGTGAGGCGCGCGGCCGTGGACGGCAGGTCGTGGGTGGTGGCGGTGGCGACACAGCCCTCCCGCCAGGACTCCGGGGGCAGCGGTCGCTCCGTACCGCCCCAGTCGCGCTCGAACCACAGCACGGACGTGCCGAGCACTCCGCGCTCCGCCAGCGCGTCGCGCACGCCGCGCTCGACGGTGCCGAGGTCCTCCCCTATGACGACGGCGCCCGCGCGATGCGCTTCCAGGACGAGGACGGCGAGCATCGCCTCGGCGTCGTACCGGACGTATGTGCCCTCGGCGGGCTCACGGCCCTCCGGCACCCACCACAGCCGGAACAGCCCCATGACATGGTCGATCCGCAGAGCTCCGGCGTGCCGCATCAGCCCGCGCAGCAGCCCCCGGTACGGGGCGTAGCCGGACGCGGCCAGCGCGTCCGGCCGCCACGGGGGCAGGCCCCAGTCCTGGCCCCGCGCGTTGAACGCGTCCGGCGGAGCGCCGACCGCCATACCGCGCGCGAAGGCGTCCTGCTGGGCCCAGGCGTCCGCGCCGCCCGGGTGCACGCCGACGGCCAGGTCATGGACCAGGCCGACCGCCATGCCCGCGTCGCGCGCGGCCCGCTGGGCGGCGGCCAGCTGGGTGTCCGTCAGCCAGGCGAGCCGACAGTGGAAGTCGACCCGGTCGAAGAGCTCGGTGCGGGCCCGCTCGGTCTCCGGCGAACGCGGGTCCCGCAGCCCGGCGGGCCACCGGTGCCAGTCGGGCCCGTGTACCTCGGCGAGGGCGCACCAGGTGGCATGGTCCTCCAGGGCCTGCCCCTGCTCGGCCAGGAAGTCGCAGTACGCGGCACGCCGGCCGGGGGTCGGCAGGACGGCCCCTACGATCTCCAGCGCCTCGCGCTTGAGCTCCCACACCGCGTCCCGGTCGATCAGCGCGCCCTCCCGGAGCACACCGGCGCGCAGCGCGTCGGCCTTCTCCAGCAGGGCGTCGAGCCGGGCCCGGTCCCGTACCCGGGTGTACTCCGGCACGTCCTCGACCCTCAGATGCACGGGGTCGGGGAAGCGTCGCGACGACGGCCGGTAGGGGGAGGGATCGGCCGGACTCCCGGGCACGGCCGCGTGCAGCGGGTTGATCTGGACGAACCCGGCCCCGAGCGCCCG includes these proteins:
- a CDS encoding Clp protease N-terminal domain-containing protein produces the protein MTKPVGMTHHIRLDDLIEGIKKTHSDALDQLSTAVIAADHLGEVADHLIGHFVDQARRSGASWTDIGQSMGVTRQAAQKRFVPKDPGEPSDLDPSQGFSRFTEQARNVVLAAQEEARTAGNNEVRPQHLTLGLLSEPDALAAKSVVAQGVPLDSVRRGATAALPPATDEVPALIPYDAGAKKVLELTFREALRLNHHHIGPEHILLALLEFEGGKGVLTGLGVDKATAEADIAGAVSTASDASSHTP
- a CDS encoding cytochrome P450, translating into MSAALQSVPRAPGAVPLLGHALKLWRDPLGFLKSLREYGDLVQVDLGTLPVYVITSAELVHEVTVKQARSFEKGRLFDRLRPLAGNGLANSNGETHRKHRRLIQPMFHPQRIHAYAATMSDNARALADSWQPGQEIEMEQAMAEYAIETLASTMFSTDIGLPAVEAIRRNLPVVLKNMLIRAASPKFLDRLPIRANRDFDAAAATLREVIDEVVVATRRSGPTGHNDLLSVVMAAQDAETGESLSDTEVRDELSTILFAGAETTASTLSWTFYHLARHPDVEKQLVAEIEEVVGDRPVTIEDVPRLEAVRRVLDEVIRLHGVTMLMRRTTAPVELGGFSFPENTEVAFSLYALHRDPREYAEPDRFDPDRWLPERRTDIARQAYIPFGAGNRKCIGDAFVWTEATIALATVLARWRLVPAPGHTPKEVASAVAHPDRMPMTVVPRNA
- a CDS encoding MarR family transcriptional regulator gives rise to the protein MTGMTPDAVDAIAGQWAAVRPDLETGPMTIYGRIYRIARAMGDRIDKVYARFGLSRGEFDVLATLRRSGEPYTLSPRELTATLMLTTGGMTGRLDKLERAGLLTRSPDPNDRRGLKVTLTDKGLALVEEAVTAGLDTQHEVVDAALDPEQREQLNGLLRLLLAAH
- a CDS encoding EamA family transporter; this encodes MNRNRIATVALTALAPVSWGTTYFVTTEFLPPDRPLFTGLIRTLPAGLLLLALTRTLPRGMWWGKVAVLGALNIGVFHPLLFLSAYRLPGGMAAVIGSVGPLFVVALAALLLGERPTVRAVLTGIVAALGVSLVVLKATASFDLVGVAAAVTSSASMAAGTVLTKRWGRPEGVGQFVMTGWQLSVGGLLILPIALLVEGAPPVIDGRALAGYAYLALVNTPIAYWLWFRGIERLGATSATFLGPLSPITAAVIGWAALGQALTPVQLLGMGIAFGATLLGQVRGKSTRSISPAERNAKEVSTDLRGEPARR
- a CDS encoding selina-4(15),7(11)-diene synthase, whose protein sequence is MGPELIVPPIFTPIPPAIHPRHAEVDVQTAAWAETFRIGSEELRGKLVTQDIGTFSARILPEGREEVVSLLADFVLWLFGVDDGHCEEGELGHRPGDLAGMLHCLLRVAQNPEASMLENDPLAAGLRDLRIRVDRYGTAGQAARWIDALREYFFSVVWEASHRRAGTVPDLNDYTLMRLYDGATSVVLPMLEMGYGYELQPHEREKTAVRAATEMASFIITWDNDIFSYHKEARSTGYWLNALRVLERENGLTPDEALDLAISQRDRVMLLFMRLKDHLSEQGSPQLRQYLDSLACFIRGAQDWGITSVRYTTPDDPANIPSVFRDTPTDDSSEPLDIPCVSWWWDLVPDSAVLQRTV